Below is a window of Humulus lupulus chromosome 2, drHumLupu1.1, whole genome shotgun sequence DNA.
caaatatgaccaaaataatACACAAGATCCACATGAAAATCATAAAAACTACTTCTAAGGATGTGATCTGAGTTCCTTTGACTTGCAAATAATAACAAGAAGTAGAACTAAAAGCATCACCTTTGTCAATTTTGGGTTGTTATCAAACACACGCTGCAAACCATCAGCAGTAATTTTGTTGCAATGCACCAGACTCAAGTTTTCGAGAGCGCCTTCAGCCTTGCTAGTTAACTTTACAAGAGTATCATCATTGATCTTCTGACAGAATGGCCAACCAATGTTGATACTCCTCCATAGAAGACTATCCCCAATAACATACTCACGCAAACTTTTGCAAACCCTTTCAACAGAAAGAAGATCCTCATAATCCAAAAAACGCAAAGCATATGAAATAGCTTCATGAGCATCTCCTTGGCCTTGAGAATCTCCAGTTTCCATAACTTCATCATTAAAGATTCGATCTTCCACATCCATATATCTCAGAAAGTCCTCCATATCACCATTTAATACAAAGCCACCATCAAATAAGCCGTTGTTAACCCCAAATCCATTAACCTTATTACATGGCATTGATATTTCATCATATTTCACATCATTCAATTCCGATTGAAACCACATGAACCCTGCAGATACTccaccaccaccatcatcatCAATCTTTTCCTCAGAAAAAGAGAAACCACTGCCTGGTTCAATACCCTTTTCAAAATCTTCGAACTGACCTGTGATGGCTGTGAAAACAGACCTCATGCCAAAAGGATCAACAGGCAACCAAGCAAGAATATCATCATTCCCCCTCTGCTGTTCACCACATCCATCATCTTTTTCATTCAAGTCCAACACACTCCACAATAAATTCTTCGATTCCCAAATGCAACTCTGAAAACCCGAATCGCATTTTCCATTTAAATCTTCTTTCTTGGAAAGATTCATAAAAGACCCATCAGAGCACAGAAGGGTAGAGCTCAAACTCTGTTCAGGCGAAGAATGAGAAGAAAAATTCAAAGCCATTCTTGCTCTCCACCTAACAGAAGGAAACTAAACAAACAAAGATCTCCACCCAAGAACCCTGGATAGATATCCAAACACAAATCCCAGataaagaaaacaaagaaaaaagatgGAAACTCAAATGGTATCAACAATACCAAAAAAAATAATACCCTTTGAAAACCCGGAGCACCAGAATCTACTTGAGACCTGAAATTCCCAATCAATCGCAAAGAAAACACAAATGTGACTAAGCGAAACCCTAGTGAGAAAAAGGGTACTTTTTTCTTTCTCCCTTCCTGAAAATAGAGTAGCTTTTTTGGGAGAGAAGGAGATGAACT
It encodes the following:
- the LOC133817135 gene encoding F-box protein SKIP14 codes for the protein MALNFSSHSSPEQSLSSTLLCSDGSFMNLSKKEDLNGKCDSGFQSCIWESKNLLWSVLDLNEKDDGCGEQQRGNDDILAWLPVDPFGMRSVFTAITGQFEDFEKGIEPGSGFSFSEEKIDDDGGGGVSAGFMWFQSELNDVKYDEISMPCNKVNGFGVNNGLFDGGFVLNGDMEDFLRYMDVEDRIFNDEVMETGDSQGQGDAHEAISYALRFLDYEDLLSVERVCKSLREYVIGDSLLWRSINIGWPFCQKINDDTLVKLTSKAEGALENLSLVHCNKITADGLQRVFDNNPKLTKLCLYNCNGISLTDFLCNLSSMKSAGILGLKHLRVGELFDVRNKHLEELKFLLDADSRMPLKGHKPRFYSGGLSPCFSEDDDDDRVIDVETCPKCQQPMVVYDCPTESCRENHQTTQLCRACILCIERCCHCGRCIDDDTDYVETICLNLLCLDCIRNILRDTEKMPGGDKGSICRYMAPVNRYEFCFIS